Proteins encoded within one genomic window of Onychostoma macrolepis isolate SWU-2019 chromosome 11, ASM1243209v1, whole genome shotgun sequence:
- the xk gene encoding membrane transport protein XK: MRLPSSVLVSVSLFTAETTAALYLSSTYRSAGDQIWQCFTLLFTLVPSVLVQLTLIFIHRDLSRDRPLVLLLHILQLGPIIRCLDAFCIYGSAGKVEEPYVTITRKKQMPREGQTEEVEQEVGQAEGKLVTHRAAFARTSVVQAFLGSAPQLTLQLYICVLQKGVSIGRGTLMVISLLSIVYGALRCNILAIKIRYDDYEVSVRPLAYLCVFLWRGFEIATRVAVLVLFSSVLKVWVLPVVSANFVLFFLHPWVLFWSSRSPFPENIEKTLTRVGTTIVLCMLTFLYAGINVFCWSAVQLRLDDPDLIDKGQAWRRLAVYYSLRFVENTGLTLMWYIHQTEFYQWVDAPVLELSLLLGYAIAVFFMLLFYQFCHPCRQLFSSSPAQGFWECCGSLCMLRGTLSQPSSMRTKPPGKDTGDDPPCVTKGDIGQSLCGAV, encoded by the exons ATGAGACTACCTAGCTCTGTCCTTGTGTCGGTCTCTTTGTTTACGGCCGAGACGACGGCTGCTCTGTATCTGAGCAGCACTTATCGCTCCGCTGGTGATCAGATTTGGCAGTGCTTCACGCTCCTCTTCACGCTTGTGCCATCCGTGCTGGTGCAGCTCACACTGATCTTTATTCACAGAGACCTGAGCAGAGACAGACCTCTAGTGCTACTGCTTCATATACTACAACTAGGACCGATAATAAG GTGCTTGGATGCCTTCTGTATCTATGGCAGTGCCGGAAAGGTGGAGGAGCCATATGTCACCATCACCCGTAAGAAGCAGATGCCCCGGGAAGGGCAGACCGAGGAGGTGGAGCAGGAAGTGGGCCAGGCAGAGGGGAAGTTAGTCACCCACAGGGCCGCTTTTGCCAGGACATCGGTCGTACAGGCCTTCCTGGGCTCTGCACCCCAGCTCACACTGCAACTCTACATCTGTGTGCTGCAGAAAGGGGTGTCCATCGGTAGAg GTACACTGATGGTAATTTCCCTTCTCTCGATTGTATACGGAGCCCTACGCTGCAACATTCTGGCCATAAAGATACGCTATGATGATTACGAAGTCTCCGTGCGTCCGTTGGCATACCTGTGCGTGTTCCTGTGGCGAGGGTTCGAGATCGCAACACGCGTGGCAGTTCTGGTCCTCTTCAGCTCTGTGTTGAAGGTGTGGGTGCTTCCGGTGGTGTCGGCCAACTTCGTCCTGTTCTTTCTGCACCCGTGGGTTCTCTTCTGGAGCAGCCGCTCTCCTTTCCCGGAGAACATTGAGAAGACGTTGACCCGTGTCGGAACCACTATTGTCCTTTGCATGTTGACCTTCTTGTACGCCGGCATCAACGTGTTCTGCTGGTCTGCCGTTCAGCTTAGATTGGACGACCCTGATCTGATCGATAAGGGTCAGGCGTGGAGGCGCCTCGCTGTGTATTATTCCCTCCGTTTTGTCGAGAACACGGGGCTGACTTTGATGTGGTACATCCACCAGACTGAGTTCTACCAATGGGTGGACGCTCCCGTGTTAGAACTGTCGCTGTTGTTGGGTTATGCCATAGCTGTTTTCTTTATGTTGCTCTTTTACCAGTTTTGCCACCCTTGCAGGCAACTCTTCTCATCCAGTCCAGCCCAAGGCTTTTGGGAATGCTGTGGATCCCTCTGCATGCTTCGTGGGACACTTTCACAGCCGAGCTCCATGAGGACCAAGCCACCAGGGAAAGACACTGGAGACGATCCACCCTGCGTTACCAAAGGGGACATTGGACAGAGTTTGTGCGGCGCTGTGTGA
- the LOC131549120 gene encoding cytochrome b-245 heavy chain, with product MGNFAANEGLSIFVILVWLGINAFLFVHFYMAFLVDRYYYTRVILGHALSWARAPAACLNFNCMLILLPVCRNLLSFLRGSIQYCSRTAARQLDRNLTFHKLVAYMIALHTAIHIIAHLFNFERFMDSQLMINSSHLPYVLSQFGNNDNRSYLNPIRSNETNPTIVMFTTIAGLTGVVITLALILIITSSMEVIRRSYFEVFWFTHHLFIVFFIGLVAHGIGRIVRGQTVESVEVHNPIKCHSKFETWGQNGTGCPEPVFAGNAPMTWKWVVGPMFLYLCERLVRFYRSQQKVVVTKVVMHPSKTLELQMKKKGFKMEVGQYVFMQCPSISQLEWHPFTLTSAPEEDHFSVHIRIVGDWTQALYTACGGDKTVVLDAWTLPKVAVDGPFGTASEDVFRYEVVMLVGAGIGVTPFASVLKSVWYKHVQENKNVFTKKIYFYWLCPETQAFEWFADLLQSLERQMMEKDMRDFLSYNIYLTRWKDAEAAHLRVQYEAENDPITGLKQKTRYGKPNWDNEFSAIATQHPGSKVGVFLCGPTALATALGKQCISHTESGTEFIFNKENF from the exons ATGGGAAACTTTGCTGCAAACGAAGGACTATCCATTTTTGTTATT CTGGTATGGCTCGGCATCAATGCGTTtctctttgtgcatttttatatgGCGTTTTTGGTTGATAGATACTACTATACTAGAGTCATCCTTGGG cATGCTCTCTCATGGGCCAGAGCTCCAGCTGCATGTCTGAATTTTAACTGCATGTTGATCTTGCTGCCCGTCTGCAGAAACCTGCTCTCGTTCCTACGTGGATCCATACAG TACTGTAGCCGCACTGCAGCCCGTCAGCTAGACAGAAACCTCACTTTCCACAAACTAGTGGCCTACATGATTGCCCTCCACACAG CCATCCACATCATTGCTCACTTGTTCAACTTTGAAAGATTCATGGATTCCCAGCTTATGATCAACAGCAGTCACCTGCCTTACGTGCTTTCTCAGTTTGGCAACAATGACAACAGATCCTACCTGAACCCTATCAGAAGCAATGAGACG AACCCAACCATAGTGATGTTTACTACTATAGCAGGACTGACGGGGGTGGTCATCACCCTCGCCCTTATCCTCATCATCACTTCCTCTATGGAGGTCATCAGAAGGTCATATTTCGAGGTGTTCTGGTTCACCCATCACCTGTTCATCGTCTTTTTCATTGGTTTGGTGGCTCATGGAATCGG gCGTATCGTGCGAGGCCAGACTGTGGAAAGTGTAGAGGTTCACAACCCAATTAAATGTCACAGCAAGTTCGAGACCTGGGGTCAAAATGGCACCGGCTGCCCAGAACCTGTCTTTGCTGGAAATGCCCCGATG ACATGGAAGTGGGTGGTTGGCCCCATGTTTCTGTATTTATGTGAGAGACTGGTGCGTTTCTATCGTTCACAGCAGAAAGTGGTTGTCACCAAG GTAGTGATGCACCCATCCAAGACCCTTGAGCTGCAGATGAAGAAGAAGGGCTTTAAGATGGAGGTCGGTCAGTATGTTTTCATGCAGTGCCCATCCATCTCTCAGCTAGAGTGGCATCCCTTTACCTTGACTTCTGCCCCGGAGGAAGACCACTTTAGCGTGCATATCCGAATTGTGGGAGATTGGACACAAGCCCTTTATACAGCCTGTGGAGGTGACAAAACCGTGGTGCTGGATGCTTGGACGCTACCAAA GGTGGCTGTGGATGGGCCGTTTGGGACGGCCAGTGAGGATGTCTTTCGTTATGAAGTTGTGATGCTTGTGGGTGCCGGTATTGGTGTGACACCTTTCGCTTCCGTTCTGAAGTCTGTGTGGTACAAACACGTCCAGGAGAACAAAAACGTCTTCACCAAAAAG ATCTATTTCTATTGGCTGTGTCCGGAGACGCAGGCTTTTGAATGGTTTGCAGACCTGCTGCAGAGTTTGGAAAGGCAGATGATGGAAAAAGACATGAGGGATTTCCTCAGTTACAACATCTATCTAACGCGCTGGAAAGATGCTGAG GCGGCCCATCTTAGAGTTCAATATGAGGCAGAGAACGATCCCATCACCGGGCTTAAGCAGAAGACTCGGTATGGTAAACCCAACTGGGACAATGAGTTCAGTGCCATCGCTACTCAACACCCAGG TTCAAAAGTAGGCGTTTTTCTGTGTGGTCCTACGGCTTTGGCCACAGCTCTGGGGAAGCAGTGTATTTCACACACTGAATCTGGAACTGAGTTTATATTCAACAAAGAAAACTTCTGA
- the dynlt3 gene encoding dynein light chain Tctex-type 3, translating into MEEYHSGDEVSFSPDDASNVVKECIEGIIGGVDYSQNKVNQWTASIVEHTLTQLVKQGKPFKYIVNCAVMQKSGAGLHTANSCYWDTTTDGSCTVRWENRTMYCVVSVFAVAIAL; encoded by the exons ATGGAGGAGTATCATTCTGGAGATGAA GTGTCTTTCAGTCCAGATGATGCAAGTAATGTTGTAAAGGAG TGCATTGAGGGTATTATTGGAGGCGTGGACTACAGCCAGAACAAAGTCAACCAGTGGACAGCCAGCATAGTGGAACACACTCTCACTCAATTAGTCAAACAGGGGAAACCCTTCAAGTACATTG TCAACTGTGCTGTGATGCAGAAAAGCGGCGCAGGTCTTCACACAGCCAACTCTTGTTACTGGGACACTACCACTGATG GAAGCTGCACAGTCAGGTGGGAGAACCGCACCATGTACTGCGTCGTCAGTGTGTTTGCAGTGGCTATTGCACTATGA